The Dermacentor silvarum isolate Dsil-2018 chromosome 3, BIME_Dsil_1.4, whole genome shotgun sequence region GTAGGTATATATAATAGTTGGAAATAATAGATTATATTAGGATGGACCGCGTGGCAGTCATCGCAGTCGTTCGAGTCTTTGTGATGCGCTCGCAATGGCATTCTCTGCGCTGATGAGATGAAGTCCTCGCAGTGTAAAAGACTATCGCTGCACGTATTTAGTCGGCAGTGACATCAGCTAGCACGACACACATTCACAGGTGAACTGTAAACACCGCATCCTAACGGACCCCAAAGTCCAGAGCGTCTGTGTCCCAAGGCACGGCTTCTTTCGTGTGTCGTCCAAGCTGCCTCCTCAACCATCGCGTACCGCAGGAGTGGACCTGCCCCGATGTCCTAGCTTCGGCCACCACAGGCAGGAAGTCTTCCGAGGCCGTAAAGGTGTGCGGCCGGGAATCACTGCTGCTGGTGATGCTGCTGCTGGGAGACCAGGTTCGCGTACACGGCTTGCTGCAGGTTGAGCTCGGCGCGCAGCTTGGTGACCTCGTAGATGAGCCTCGAGTTCTCGTGTTCCAGGAAGGCGACCCGGATGGCGATCTCGTCCTCCTTGGCCCTGCGGGCGTCCCGGGACCTCTTGGCGGCCTCGTTGTTCTTGCGTCGTCGTTCCCAGTACGCGCTGTCCTTCTCGGTTTCGgggaggcgagagcgtcgtcgaccGTTGCGGATGGGACCGCCGCCGTTGGAGGTAGAGGCGCCTCCGCCGTTCGGGGAGCCACCGTTTGAGGCGGCGGCGACTACGTTGGTGGAGGTGAGGGCTTCGTTCGTGGTAGCTTCGCCGTTGGTGGTGACGACGCCGTTGGTGGACGCGTCGCCGTTGGTGACGGTCAAAATGGACGAGTTGCTGTTCTCCGGCGACGTCTGGTCGCCGTAGTCGTCACCGCTTCCAGCGGGGCACGTCGCGGTGCCGTTGCTCATTGGCGAAGGCGACGTCGTGGCTATCTGGCGCGCGGAGCCGGCGGCGGCAGAAGCCGAGCCCGTCGTCCCGGACCTACTGTGGTGTTCCTGGCGTCCGTTCCCGCATCCGGCCCGCAGCCAAGTCTCGCGGAACGCCGCGAACCCCGCTTCGGCCAACGGGTCGGCGAGGTGGAAACCCACCGGAGCGGCCAGGGCTGCGGGCAGGAACGGGTTGGAGACGCTGTACAGGCCCATGCCGAGTCGCTCTCCTCGCTGGTATGCCTTGAAAGGCCGCACGTACTTGCCCGTCGTTGACGACGcactcggcggcggcggcgggctaGTAGACGTGGCAACCGGCGGCAGCTCCAAGGACGGGAACGCCGGCTGCTGTGGTGGTGGCCTGACGAGAGGCGGCGGCGCCGGGGAGTCCGAGGACAGGTTGCTCGCTGTAGGAGACGGCAGAGACGTCGTCAGCGAAGAGTTTTGCAGGCCCCGCATCAGGCCGCCGTAGGCGTTGGCGTATCCGTTCTGGAACGAGCCGGGCGGTGACGTCGAGGCGGACCTGTTGGTCGACGTCGTCGTGCGAGGGATCACCAGCAACGGATTACGCTGGTGGAACCCCGGGGACTGCATCGGGTTCGGCGCGTGTAGGAGAGGGGAGACGACGCCCAGAGGGACGTGGTCGTCCTGGGAGGGCCTCCGGTCGTCTTCGGAGGACAACGGCGAAGAACAGGAGGATGCGGCTCCACTCTTGAGGGAGAAATCTAGCGGCTGTTCGG contains the following coding sequences:
- the LOC125944530 gene encoding protein giant-like — protein: MDRHQDQETQNPEPVRPSSPVIDMDPLSSDACCSPDRDFCGQGARGSADHGDRAQPEQPLDFSLKSGAASSCSSPLSSEDDRRPSQDDHVPLGVVSPLLHAPNPMQSPGFHQRNPLLVIPRTTTSTNRSASTSPPGSFQNGYANAYGGLMRGLQNSSLTTSLPSPTASNLSSDSPAPPPLVRPPPQQPAFPSLELPPVATSTSPPPPPSASSTTGKYVRPFKAYQRGERLGMGLYSVSNPFLPAALAAPVGFHLADPLAEAGFAAFRETWLRAGCGNGRQEHHSRSGTTGSASAAAGSARQIATTSPSPMSNGTATCPAGSGDDYGDQTSPENSNSSILTVTNGDASTNGVVTTNGEATTNEALTSTNVVAAASNGGSPNGGGASTSNGGGPIRNGRRRSRLPETEKDSAYWERRRKNNEAAKRSRDARRAKEDEIAIRVAFLEHENSRLIYEVTKLRAELNLQQAVYANLVSQQQHHQQQ